One Ictalurus furcatus strain D&B chromosome 24, Billie_1.0, whole genome shotgun sequence DNA segment encodes these proteins:
- the LOC128600621 gene encoding uncharacterized protein LOC128600621 encodes MMDIFQPKHNSEGHTCSTVHGEECRSPCIGDVGNLAIQTSKGDVHLQKPVNERQKSSFRTGSCKRQFKSPREGDNDDDNHETLAMIRQQLHGPGGPDGNMRVNQTESESHCSKTSLGNLKRCRDDHEDEEQTAFSQQPAKKTRLGSSEIFGLEISPGFGDMANLQRLNRRSMPSSESGEHKVQDKLSCDSDNGSNDYETFVMTYNQPPIPGGPDENPIVNQTDSEPECSNHEDEEEAGTSQQPAKKVWFASSESRLIAMLLHLTDIPNLKPVNRRQNPIVNQTDSEPECSNDEDEEEAGVSQQPAKKSKRKFL; translated from the exons ATGATGGATATTTTTCAACCTAAGCACAACTCAG AAGGCCACACCTGCAGCACTGTGCATGGTGAGGAGTGCCGTTCTCCATGCATCGGAGATGTTGGCAACCTTGCCATACAAACAAGTAAAGGAGATGTGCATTTACAGAAGCCTGTTAATGAACGACAAAAGTCCAGCTTTAGAACAGGCTCATGTAAACGGCAATTCAAGTCTCCCCGTGAAGGTGACAATGATGATGACAACCATGAAACCCTTGCAATGATTCGCCAGCAACTTCATGGCCCTGGTGGGCCTGATGGAAATATGAGGGTAAATCAGACAGAAAGCGAGTCACATTGCTCTAAAACTTCGCTCGGTAATCTTAAACGATGCCGGGACGACCATGAGGATGAGGAACAAACTGCCTTTAGTCAGCagcctgcaaaaaaaacaaggctTGGCTCTTCAGAAATCTTTGGTCTTGAAATATCACCGGGCTTTGGTGATATGGCTAATCTTCAGCGTCTTAACAGACGATCAATGCCCAGCTCTGAATCAGGCGAACATAAAGTGCAAGATAAGTTGTCTTGTGACAGTGATAATGGCAGTAACGACTATGAAACCTTTGTGATGACTTACAACCAACCGCCCATCCCTGGTGGTCCTGATGAAAATCCAATAGTaaatcagacagacagtgagCCAGAGTGTTCTAAccatgaggatgaggaagaagcTGGCACCAGTCAGCAGCCTGCAAAAAAAGTCTGGTTTGCCTCTTCCGAATCCAGACTTATTGCAATGTTATTGCATTTAACAGATATTCCTAATCTGAAGCCTGTAAATCGACGACAAAATCCAATAGTaaatcagacagacagtgagCCAGAGTGTTCTAAcgatgaggatgaggaagaagcTGGCGTCAGTCAGCAGCCTGCAAAAAAATCCAAGAGGAAATTTCTGTAG
- the LOC128600226 gene encoding tubulin alpha-8 chain-like, which yields MERLSVDYGKKSKLEFSVYPAPQVSTAVVEPYNSILTTHTTLEHSDCSFMVDNEAIFDICKRNLDIDRPSYSNLNRLIAQIVSSITASLRFDGALNVDLTEFQTNLVPYPRIHFPLVTYSPIISAEKAYHEQLSVAEISNACFEPANQMVKCDPRRGKYMACCLLYRGDVVPKDVNAAIASIKTRRSIQFVDWCPTGFKVGINYQPPTVVPGGDLAKVQRAVCMLSNTTAIAEAWSRLDHKFDLMYAKRAFVHWYVGEGMEEGEFSEAREDMAALEKDYEEVGADSAEDADEEEEY from the coding sequence ATGGAACGCCTATCTGTTGACTATGGCAAAAAATCAAAGCTGGAGTTCTCCGTTTACCCTGCTCCCCAGGTTTCCACTGCAGTAGTAGAGCCTTACAACTCTATCTTGACCACTCACACCACCCTCGAGCACTCTGATTGCTCATTCATGGTGGACAACGAGGCCATCTTTGACATTTGCAAGCGTAATCTGGACATAGACCGTCCGTCCTACAGCAACCTGAACAGACTAATTGCGCAGATAGTTTCTTCCATCACCGCTTCTTTGCGATTTGATGGTGCTCTCAATGTGGATCTGACTGAGTTCCAGACCAATTTGGTTCCGTACCCTCGTATCCATTTCCCACTGGTTACCTACTCCCCTATTATATCTGCTGAGAAAGCCTACCATGAGCAGCTGTCTGTGGCCGAGATCTCTAATGCTTGCTTTGAGCCAGCCAACCAGATGGTGAAATGTGACCCTCGTCGTGGCAAATACATGGCCTGTTGCTTGCTCTATCGTGGAGACGTGGTACCTAAAGATGTCAATGCTGCTATTGCCAGCATCAAGACCCGTCGCTCGATCCAGTTtgtggactggtgtcccaccGGTTTCAAGGTGGGAATCAACTACCAGCCTCCCACTGTAGTACCTGGGGGAGATCTGGCCAAGGTCCAAAGGGCTGTATGCATGCTGAGTAACACTACTGCAATTGCGGAAGCCTGGAGTCGCTTGGATCACAAGTTTGACCTGATGTATGCCAAGAGGGCATTTGTGCACTGGTATGTTGGTGAGGGAATGGAAGAAGGTGAGTTCTCTGAGGCCAGAGAGGACATGGCTGCCTTGGAAAAGGATTATGAGGAGGTTGGAGCAGATTCTGCTGAAGAtgctgatgaagaggaggagtaCTAA
- the LOC128600227 gene encoding tubulin alpha-8 chain-like, whose translation MGNSCWELYCLEHGIQPDGMISSGNTCLVDSSFGTFFSDTGAGKYVPRAVFIDLEPTVVDEIRNGHYRQLYHPEQLISGKEDAANNYARGHYTIGKEIVDSVLDRIRKMADQCTGLQGFLIFHSFGGGTGSGFTSLLMERLSVDYGKKSKLEFSVYPAPQVSTAVVEPYNSILTTHTTLEHSDCSFMVDNEAIFDICKRNLDIDRPSYSNLNRLIAQIVSSITASLRFDGALNVDLTEFQTNLVPYPRIHFPLVTYSPIISAEKAYHEQLSVAEISNACFEPANQMVKCDPRRGKYMACCLLYRGDVVPKDVNAAIASIKTRRSIQFVDWCPTGFKVGINYQPPTVVPGGDLAKVQRAVCMLSNTTAIAEAWSRLDHKFDLMYAKRAFVHWYVGEGMEEGEFSEAREDMAALEKDYEEVGADSAEDGEEDVEEEY comes from the exons ATGGGTAATTCCTGCTGGGAGTTGTATTGCCTGGAGCATGGCATCCAGCCTGATGGGATGATCAGTTCTGGCAACACCTGCTTGGTTGATTCTTCTTTTGGTACTTTCTTCAGTGACACTGGAGCTGGAAAATATGTTCCACGAGCTGTTTTCATTGACCTGGAGCCAACAGTTGTAG ATGAGATCAGGAATGGACATTATCGTCAACTTTACCACCCAGAGCAGCTAATCAGTGGCAAAGAGGATGCTGCCAACAACTATGCCCGTGGCCACTACACCATTGGCAAAGAGATTGTCGACTCTGTCCTTGATCGGATTCGAAAAATG GCTGACCAGTGTACGGGTCTGCAGGGATTCCTGATCTTCCACAGCTTTGGAGGTGGGACAGGTTCTGGCTTCACCTCTCTGTTGATGGAACGCCTATCTGTTGACTATGGCAAAAAATCAAAGCTGGAGTTCTCCGTTTACCCTGCTCCCCAGGTTTCCACTGCAGTAGTAGAGCCTTACAACTCTATCTTGACCACTCACACCACCCTCGAGCACTCTGATTGCTCATTCATGGTGGACAACGAGGCCATCTTTGACATTTGCAAGCGTAATCTGGACATAGACCGTCCGTCCTACAGCAACCTGAACAGACTAATTGCGCAGATAGTTTCTTCCATCACCGCTTCTTTGCGATTTGATGGTGCTCTCAATGTGGATCTGACTGAGTTCCAGACCAATTTGGTTCCGTACCCTCGTATCCATTTCCCACTGGTTACCTACTCCCCTATTATATCTGCTGAGAAAGCCTACCATGAGCAGCTGTCTGTGGCCGAGATCTCTAATGCTTGCTTTGAGCCAGCCAACCAGATGGTGAAATGTGACCCTCGTCGTGGCAAATACATGGCCTGTTGCTTGCTCTATCGTGGAGACGTGGTACCTAAAGATGTCAATGCTGCTATTGCCAGCATCAAGACCCGTCGCTCGATCCAGTTtgtggactggtgtcccaccGGTTTCAAGGTGGGAATCAACTACCAGCCTCCCACTGTAGTACCTGGGGGAGATCTGGCCAAGGTCCAAAGGGCTGTATGCATGCTGAGTAACACTACTGCAATTGCGGAAGCCTGGAGTCGCTTGGATCACAAGTTTGACCTGATGTATGCCAAGAGGGCATTTGTGCACTGGTATGTTGGTGAGGGAATGGAAGAAGGTGAGTTCTCTGAGGCCAGAGAGGACATGGCTGCCTTGGAAAAGGATTATGAGGAGGTTGGAGCAGATTCTGCTGAAGATGGTGAGGAAGATGTAGAGGAGGAGTACTAG
- the LOC128600225 gene encoding uncharacterized protein LOC128600225, which yields MMDIFQPKHNSEGHICSTVHGEECRSPCIGDVGNLAIQTSKGDVHLQKSVNERQKSSFRTGSRKRQFKSPREGDNDDDNHETIAMIRQQLYGPGGPYEHKVQVKSSCDGDNGSNNYETFVMIDNQPPIPGGPDENPIVNQTDSEPDCSNHEDEEETGTSQQPAKKVKRKCKSPREGNNDEDNHESLAMIRQQLHGPGGPDGNMRVNQTESESHCSKTSLCNLKRCRDDHEDEEQTAFSQQPAKKARLGSSDVKHLELSGPYVEEVGQGDAFGKHPAKKTRLGSSVIFDLEISPGFGDMANLQHVNRQSTPSSESGEHKVQDKLSCDGDNGSNDYETFVMTYNQPPIPGGPDENPIVNQTDSEPECSNHEDEEEAGTSQQPAKKVWFASSESRLIAMLLHLTDIPNLKPVNRRQNPIVNQTDSEPECSNDEDEEEAGVSQQPAKKSKRKFLEAVQFLSPLSPPWGCRHPCPRSPV from the exons ATGATGGATATTTTTCAACCTAAGCACAACTCAG AAGGCCACATCTGCAGCACTGTGCATGGTGAGGAGTGCCGTTCTCCATGCATCGGAGATGTTGGCAACCTTGCCATACAAACAAGTAAAGGAGATGTGCATTTACAGAAGTCTGTTAATGAACGACAAAAGTCCAGCTTTAGAACAGGCTCACGTAAACGGCAGTTCAAGTCTCCTCGTGAAGGTGACAATGATGATGACAACCATGAAACCATTGCAATGATTCGCCAGCAACTTTATGGCCCTGGTGGGCCTTATGAACATAAAGTGCAAGTTAAGTCGTCTTGTGACGGTGACAATGGCAGTAACAACTACGAAACCTTTGTGATGATTGACAACCAACCGCCCATACCTGGTGGTCCTGATGAAAATCCAATAGTaaatcagacagacagtgagCCAGATTGTTCTAAccatgaggatgaggaagaaactGGCACCAGTCAGCAGCCTGCAAAAAAAGTCAAGAGGAAATGCAAGTCTCCTCGTGAAGGTAACAATGATGAGGACAACCACGAATCCCTTGCGATGATTCGCCAGCAACTTCATGGGCCAGGTGGGCCTGATGGAAATATGAGGGTAAATCAGACAGAAAGCGAGTCACATTGTTCTAAAACTTCGCTCTGCAATCTTAAACGATGCCGGGACGACCATGAGGATGAGGAACAAACTGCCTTCAGTCAGCAGCCTGCAAAAAAAGCCAGGCTTGGCTCTTCAGATGTAAAACATCTTGAATTATCAGGGCCTTATGTTGAAGAGGTTGGGCAAGGAGATGCCTTCGGTAAGcatcctgcaaaaaaaacaaggctTGGCTCTTCAGTAATCTTTGATCTTGAAATATCGCCGGGCTTTGGTGATATGGCTAATCTTCAGCATGTTAACAGACAATCAACGCCCAGCTCTGAATCAGGCGAACATAAAGTGCAAGATAAGTTGTCTTGTGACGGTGACAATGGCAGTAACGACTACGAAACTTTTGTGATGACTTACAACCAACCACCCATCCCTGGTGGTCCTGATGAAAATCCAATAGTaaatcagacagacagtgagCCAGAGTGTTCTAAccatgaggatgaggaagaagcTGGCACCAGTCAGCAGCCTGCAAAAAAAGTCTGGTTTGCCTCTTCCGAATCCAGACTTATTGCAATGTTATTGCATTTAACAGATATTCCTAATCTGAAGCCTGTAAATCGACGACAAAATCCAATAGTaaatcagacagacagtgagCCAGAGTGTTCTAAcgatgaggatgaggaagaagcTGGCGTCAGTCAGCAGCCTGCAAAAAAATCCAAGAGGAAATTTCT AGAAGCGGTCCAGTTTCTGTCTCCACTGTCACCTCCATGGGGCTGTAGACACCCTTGTCCACGCTCTCCTGTCTGA